The Phyllopteryx taeniolatus isolate TA_2022b chromosome 9, UOR_Ptae_1.2, whole genome shotgun sequence genome contains a region encoding:
- the slc2a9l1 gene encoding solute carrier family 2 member 9, like 1 isoform X4, whose protein sequence is MISSLRYLTGSLQAACTVSVNVHATEDPMETVLQQLTRGNALFLILILGIGGSFQSGYHITGLSSPSPFIQRFINNTWYERYAVPPAGHTVTIIWSLIVSMYAVGGIFGAVSIKCFSGLLGRKKAVICNSCIAIAAAGIMLTTLGMSTHLMYLGEISPRKIRGVVTVSSVTFKSLGKLSAQFLGLSEILGCEELWNVVLCVPACLSVVQVLVMPYLPEAPRYLFIEKRDDKACKNALQSLWGQGDFKQEMEEMLSEQATMEAVPAKSPLLLLRDRTVRWQLITMSTIYCCNQLSGMAMISTFAFDIFRSTGIPTDQIRYMTIGLGITEIITSISCGLLIEHAGRRPLFWGGYGIMSACWLLVTVVLNLKGSSSWAPYVTTVLIILFIIFFCGGPGGASGTLNSEIFIQSNRVAAFVLFGVQSWFVLAVLGLVFPILIDALESYCFVIFACMCLLGCVYVFFFLPETKGKTLLEITDEFEAITICGKSFREENRLETKL, encoded by the exons ATGATAAGCAGCCTCAGGTATTTAACAGGATCCCTTCAGgctgcatgtactgtatctgtaaATGTGCATGCAACTGAGGACCCCATGGAAACCGTGCTGCAGCAGCTG ACGCGTGGAAATGCTCTTTTTCTCATCTTAATTTTGGGAATTGGAGGAAGCTTTCAGTCAGGATACCACATCACCGGCCTGAGTTCTCCCTCTCCG TTCATTCAGCGCTTCATCAACAACACCTGGTATGAGAGATACGCGGTGCCGCCAGCCGGACACACTGTCACCATTATCTGGTCCCTCATAGTATCCATGTATGCCGTGGGGGGAATATTTGGTGCTGTCAGTATCAAGTGCTTCTCGGGCCTGCTGGGAAG AAAAAAGGCGGTTATCTGCAACAGCTGTATTGCCATTGCTGCAGCCGGGATCATGCTGACAA CCCTAGGAATGAGCACCCATCTAATGTACCTTGGCGAGATTTCACCCAGAAAGATAAGAGGCGTTGTCACCGTGTCCTCAGTGACCTTTAAGTCCCTTGGCAAACTGTCTGCTCAGTTTCTTGGTCTCAG TGAGATCCTAGGCTGCGAAGAGCTGTGGAACGTGGTCCTTTGTGTGCCTGCGTGTCTTTCGGTGGTCCAGGTGTTGGTGATGCCGTATCTTCCCGAAGCGCCCAGATATCTGTTTATCGAGAAACGAGATGATAAAGCATGCAAAAATG CTCTGCAGAGTCTGTGGGGCCAAGGTGACTTCAAGCAGGAGATGGAGGAAATGTTGAGTGAGCAGGCAACTATGGAAGCTGTCCCTGCAAAAAGCCCTCTGCTGCTTCTTCGGGATCGGACAGTCCGATGGCAGCTTATCACCATGTCCACCATCTACTGCTGTAACCAGTTATCAGGCATGGCCATG ATCAGCACTTTTGCTTTTGACATCTTTCGGAGTACGGGGATCCCAACAGATCAAATTCGCTACATGACGATCGGGCTCGGAATAACTGAAATTATCACCTCCATCTCTTGT GGTTTGTTGATTGAGCATGCAGGAAGGAGGCCACTGTTCTGGGGGGGTTATGGCATCATGTCTGCATGCTGGCTGTTAGTTACTGTTGTGCTCAACTTGAAG GGTTCTAGTTCTTGGGCTCCATACGTTACTACTGTTTTGAtcatcctcttcatcatcttcttctgtgGAGGGCCTG GGGGAGCATCAGGTACTCTCAACAGTGAGATCTTCATTCAGTCCAATCGTGTGGCTGCCTTTGTCCTCTTCGGGGTTCAGAGTTGGTTCGTATTAGCCGTGCTGGGCCTGGTCTTTCCCATTCTCATT GATGCGCTCGAGTCGTACTGCTTTGTGATTTTTGCTTGCATGTGCCTGCTGGGTTGTGTTTACGTCTTCTTCTTCCTGCCCGAAACCAAAGGGAAGACACTGCTGGAGATCACAGACGAGTTCGAAGCCATCACCATCTGTGGAAAGTCTTTTCGAGAAGAAAACCGACTGGAGACTAAGTTATAG
- the slc2a9l1 gene encoding solute carrier family 2 member 9, like 1 isoform X3 gives MISSLRYLTGSLQAACTVSVNVHATEDPMETVLQQLTRGNALFLILILGIGGSFQSGYHITGLSSPSPFIQRFINNTWYERYAVPPAGHTVTIIWSLIVSMYAVGGIFGAVSIKCFSGLLGRKKAVICNSCIAIAAAGIMLTSKWAKSYEMIIVARILSGYSSALGMSTHLMYLGEISPRKIRGVVTVSSVTFKSLGKLSAQFLGLSEILGCEELWNVVLCVPACLSVVQVLVMPYLPEAPRYLFIEKRDDKACKNALQSLWGQGDFKQEMEEMLSEQATMEAVPAKSPLLLLRDRTVRWQLITMSTIYCCNQLSGMAMISTFAFDIFRSTGIPTDQIRYMTIGLGITEIITSISCGLLIEHAGRRPLFWGGYGIMSACWLLVTVVLNLKGSSSWAPYVTTVLIILFIIFFCGGPGGASGTLNSEIFIQSNRVAAFVLFGVQSWFVLAVLGLVFPILIDALESYCFVIFACMCLLGCVYVFFFLPETKGKTLLEITDEFEAITICGKSFREENRLETKL, from the exons ATGATAAGCAGCCTCAGGTATTTAACAGGATCCCTTCAGgctgcatgtactgtatctgtaaATGTGCATGCAACTGAGGACCCCATGGAAACCGTGCTGCAGCAGCTG ACGCGTGGAAATGCTCTTTTTCTCATCTTAATTTTGGGAATTGGAGGAAGCTTTCAGTCAGGATACCACATCACCGGCCTGAGTTCTCCCTCTCCG TTCATTCAGCGCTTCATCAACAACACCTGGTATGAGAGATACGCGGTGCCGCCAGCCGGACACACTGTCACCATTATCTGGTCCCTCATAGTATCCATGTATGCCGTGGGGGGAATATTTGGTGCTGTCAGTATCAAGTGCTTCTCGGGCCTGCTGGGAAG AAAAAAGGCGGTTATCTGCAACAGCTGTATTGCCATTGCTGCAGCCGGGATCATGCTGACAAGTAAATGGGCCAAGTCTTACGAAATGATCATTGTAGCGAGAATACTATCTGGCTACTCATCAG CCCTAGGAATGAGCACCCATCTAATGTACCTTGGCGAGATTTCACCCAGAAAGATAAGAGGCGTTGTCACCGTGTCCTCAGTGACCTTTAAGTCCCTTGGCAAACTGTCTGCTCAGTTTCTTGGTCTCAG TGAGATCCTAGGCTGCGAAGAGCTGTGGAACGTGGTCCTTTGTGTGCCTGCGTGTCTTTCGGTGGTCCAGGTGTTGGTGATGCCGTATCTTCCCGAAGCGCCCAGATATCTGTTTATCGAGAAACGAGATGATAAAGCATGCAAAAATG CTCTGCAGAGTCTGTGGGGCCAAGGTGACTTCAAGCAGGAGATGGAGGAAATGTTGAGTGAGCAGGCAACTATGGAAGCTGTCCCTGCAAAAAGCCCTCTGCTGCTTCTTCGGGATCGGACAGTCCGATGGCAGCTTATCACCATGTCCACCATCTACTGCTGTAACCAGTTATCAGGCATGGCCATG ATCAGCACTTTTGCTTTTGACATCTTTCGGAGTACGGGGATCCCAACAGATCAAATTCGCTACATGACGATCGGGCTCGGAATAACTGAAATTATCACCTCCATCTCTTGT GGTTTGTTGATTGAGCATGCAGGAAGGAGGCCACTGTTCTGGGGGGGTTATGGCATCATGTCTGCATGCTGGCTGTTAGTTACTGTTGTGCTCAACTTGAAG GGTTCTAGTTCTTGGGCTCCATACGTTACTACTGTTTTGAtcatcctcttcatcatcttcttctgtgGAGGGCCTG GGGGAGCATCAGGTACTCTCAACAGTGAGATCTTCATTCAGTCCAATCGTGTGGCTGCCTTTGTCCTCTTCGGGGTTCAGAGTTGGTTCGTATTAGCCGTGCTGGGCCTGGTCTTTCCCATTCTCATT GATGCGCTCGAGTCGTACTGCTTTGTGATTTTTGCTTGCATGTGCCTGCTGGGTTGTGTTTACGTCTTCTTCTTCCTGCCCGAAACCAAAGGGAAGACACTGCTGGAGATCACAGACGAGTTCGAAGCCATCACCATCTGTGGAAAGTCTTTTCGAGAAGAAAACCGACTGGAGACTAAGTTATAG
- the slc2a9l1 gene encoding solute carrier family 2 member 9, like 1 isoform X1, with protein MISSLRYLTGSLQAACTVSVNVHATEDPMETVLQQLTRGNALFLILILGIGGSFQSGYHITGLSSPSPFIQRFINNTWYERYAVPPAGHTVTIIWSLIVSMYAVGGIFGAVSIKCFSGLLGRKKAVICNSCIAIAAAGIMLTSKWAKSYEMIIVARILSGYSSVFPQREPSAPGAVVGRGLGPVSWGPRLQCVHAPAALPYWRLHDGLSHKGLCLWPRPVIWSWGRRLREHPCFLTWMLPSLRSLALGMSTHLMYLGEISPRKIRGVVTVSSVTFKSLGKLSAQFLGLSEILGCEELWNVVLCVPACLSVVQVLVMPYLPEAPRYLFIEKRDDKACKNALQSLWGQGDFKQEMEEMLSEQATMEAVPAKSPLLLLRDRTVRWQLITMSTIYCCNQLSGMAMISTFAFDIFRSTGIPTDQIRYMTIGLGITEIITSISCGLLIEHAGRRPLFWGGYGIMSACWLLVTVVLNLKGSSSWAPYVTTVLIILFIIFFCGGPGGASGTLNSEIFIQSNRVAAFVLFGVQSWFVLAVLGLVFPILIDALESYCFVIFACMCLLGCVYVFFFLPETKGKTLLEITDEFEAITICGKSFREENRLETKL; from the exons ATGATAAGCAGCCTCAGGTATTTAACAGGATCCCTTCAGgctgcatgtactgtatctgtaaATGTGCATGCAACTGAGGACCCCATGGAAACCGTGCTGCAGCAGCTG ACGCGTGGAAATGCTCTTTTTCTCATCTTAATTTTGGGAATTGGAGGAAGCTTTCAGTCAGGATACCACATCACCGGCCTGAGTTCTCCCTCTCCG TTCATTCAGCGCTTCATCAACAACACCTGGTATGAGAGATACGCGGTGCCGCCAGCCGGACACACTGTCACCATTATCTGGTCCCTCATAGTATCCATGTATGCCGTGGGGGGAATATTTGGTGCTGTCAGTATCAAGTGCTTCTCGGGCCTGCTGGGAAG AAAAAAGGCGGTTATCTGCAACAGCTGTATTGCCATTGCTGCAGCCGGGATCATGCTGACAAGTAAATGGGCCAAGTCTTACGAAATGATCATTGTAGCGAGAATACTATCTGGCTACTCATCAG TGTTTCCTCAGAGGGAGCCCTCTGCACCGGGAGCTGTGGTGGGCCGTGGCCTTGGTCCTGTCTCATGGGGTCCCCGATTGCAGTGTGTGCACGCTCCTGCTGCGCTGCCGTACTGGAGGCTCCATGATGGACTCAGTCACAAAGGACTTTGCCTGTGGCCGCGGCCTGTGATCTGGTCCTGGGGCAGACGGCTCCGTGAGCATCCATGTTTCCTCACATGGATGCTACCCAGCCTCAGGTCCTTAG CCCTAGGAATGAGCACCCATCTAATGTACCTTGGCGAGATTTCACCCAGAAAGATAAGAGGCGTTGTCACCGTGTCCTCAGTGACCTTTAAGTCCCTTGGCAAACTGTCTGCTCAGTTTCTTGGTCTCAG TGAGATCCTAGGCTGCGAAGAGCTGTGGAACGTGGTCCTTTGTGTGCCTGCGTGTCTTTCGGTGGTCCAGGTGTTGGTGATGCCGTATCTTCCCGAAGCGCCCAGATATCTGTTTATCGAGAAACGAGATGATAAAGCATGCAAAAATG CTCTGCAGAGTCTGTGGGGCCAAGGTGACTTCAAGCAGGAGATGGAGGAAATGTTGAGTGAGCAGGCAACTATGGAAGCTGTCCCTGCAAAAAGCCCTCTGCTGCTTCTTCGGGATCGGACAGTCCGATGGCAGCTTATCACCATGTCCACCATCTACTGCTGTAACCAGTTATCAGGCATGGCCATG ATCAGCACTTTTGCTTTTGACATCTTTCGGAGTACGGGGATCCCAACAGATCAAATTCGCTACATGACGATCGGGCTCGGAATAACTGAAATTATCACCTCCATCTCTTGT GGTTTGTTGATTGAGCATGCAGGAAGGAGGCCACTGTTCTGGGGGGGTTATGGCATCATGTCTGCATGCTGGCTGTTAGTTACTGTTGTGCTCAACTTGAAG GGTTCTAGTTCTTGGGCTCCATACGTTACTACTGTTTTGAtcatcctcttcatcatcttcttctgtgGAGGGCCTG GGGGAGCATCAGGTACTCTCAACAGTGAGATCTTCATTCAGTCCAATCGTGTGGCTGCCTTTGTCCTCTTCGGGGTTCAGAGTTGGTTCGTATTAGCCGTGCTGGGCCTGGTCTTTCCCATTCTCATT GATGCGCTCGAGTCGTACTGCTTTGTGATTTTTGCTTGCATGTGCCTGCTGGGTTGTGTTTACGTCTTCTTCTTCCTGCCCGAAACCAAAGGGAAGACACTGCTGGAGATCACAGACGAGTTCGAAGCCATCACCATCTGTGGAAAGTCTTTTCGAGAAGAAAACCGACTGGAGACTAAGTTATAG
- the slc2a9l1 gene encoding solute carrier family 2 member 9, like 1 isoform X2 — MISSLRYLTGSLQAACTVSVNVHATEDPMETVLQQLTRGNALFLILILGIGGSFQSGYHITGLSSPSPFIQRFINNTWYERYAVPPAGHTVTIIWSLIVSMYAVGGIFGAVSIKCFSGLLGRKKAVICNSCIAIAAAGIMLTMFPQREPSAPGAVVGRGLGPVSWGPRLQCVHAPAALPYWRLHDGLSHKGLCLWPRPVIWSWGRRLREHPCFLTWMLPSLRSLALGMSTHLMYLGEISPRKIRGVVTVSSVTFKSLGKLSAQFLGLSEILGCEELWNVVLCVPACLSVVQVLVMPYLPEAPRYLFIEKRDDKACKNALQSLWGQGDFKQEMEEMLSEQATMEAVPAKSPLLLLRDRTVRWQLITMSTIYCCNQLSGMAMISTFAFDIFRSTGIPTDQIRYMTIGLGITEIITSISCGLLIEHAGRRPLFWGGYGIMSACWLLVTVVLNLKGSSSWAPYVTTVLIILFIIFFCGGPGGASGTLNSEIFIQSNRVAAFVLFGVQSWFVLAVLGLVFPILIDALESYCFVIFACMCLLGCVYVFFFLPETKGKTLLEITDEFEAITICGKSFREENRLETKL, encoded by the exons ATGATAAGCAGCCTCAGGTATTTAACAGGATCCCTTCAGgctgcatgtactgtatctgtaaATGTGCATGCAACTGAGGACCCCATGGAAACCGTGCTGCAGCAGCTG ACGCGTGGAAATGCTCTTTTTCTCATCTTAATTTTGGGAATTGGAGGAAGCTTTCAGTCAGGATACCACATCACCGGCCTGAGTTCTCCCTCTCCG TTCATTCAGCGCTTCATCAACAACACCTGGTATGAGAGATACGCGGTGCCGCCAGCCGGACACACTGTCACCATTATCTGGTCCCTCATAGTATCCATGTATGCCGTGGGGGGAATATTTGGTGCTGTCAGTATCAAGTGCTTCTCGGGCCTGCTGGGAAG AAAAAAGGCGGTTATCTGCAACAGCTGTATTGCCATTGCTGCAGCCGGGATCATGCTGACAA TGTTTCCTCAGAGGGAGCCCTCTGCACCGGGAGCTGTGGTGGGCCGTGGCCTTGGTCCTGTCTCATGGGGTCCCCGATTGCAGTGTGTGCACGCTCCTGCTGCGCTGCCGTACTGGAGGCTCCATGATGGACTCAGTCACAAAGGACTTTGCCTGTGGCCGCGGCCTGTGATCTGGTCCTGGGGCAGACGGCTCCGTGAGCATCCATGTTTCCTCACATGGATGCTACCCAGCCTCAGGTCCTTAG CCCTAGGAATGAGCACCCATCTAATGTACCTTGGCGAGATTTCACCCAGAAAGATAAGAGGCGTTGTCACCGTGTCCTCAGTGACCTTTAAGTCCCTTGGCAAACTGTCTGCTCAGTTTCTTGGTCTCAG TGAGATCCTAGGCTGCGAAGAGCTGTGGAACGTGGTCCTTTGTGTGCCTGCGTGTCTTTCGGTGGTCCAGGTGTTGGTGATGCCGTATCTTCCCGAAGCGCCCAGATATCTGTTTATCGAGAAACGAGATGATAAAGCATGCAAAAATG CTCTGCAGAGTCTGTGGGGCCAAGGTGACTTCAAGCAGGAGATGGAGGAAATGTTGAGTGAGCAGGCAACTATGGAAGCTGTCCCTGCAAAAAGCCCTCTGCTGCTTCTTCGGGATCGGACAGTCCGATGGCAGCTTATCACCATGTCCACCATCTACTGCTGTAACCAGTTATCAGGCATGGCCATG ATCAGCACTTTTGCTTTTGACATCTTTCGGAGTACGGGGATCCCAACAGATCAAATTCGCTACATGACGATCGGGCTCGGAATAACTGAAATTATCACCTCCATCTCTTGT GGTTTGTTGATTGAGCATGCAGGAAGGAGGCCACTGTTCTGGGGGGGTTATGGCATCATGTCTGCATGCTGGCTGTTAGTTACTGTTGTGCTCAACTTGAAG GGTTCTAGTTCTTGGGCTCCATACGTTACTACTGTTTTGAtcatcctcttcatcatcttcttctgtgGAGGGCCTG GGGGAGCATCAGGTACTCTCAACAGTGAGATCTTCATTCAGTCCAATCGTGTGGCTGCCTTTGTCCTCTTCGGGGTTCAGAGTTGGTTCGTATTAGCCGTGCTGGGCCTGGTCTTTCCCATTCTCATT GATGCGCTCGAGTCGTACTGCTTTGTGATTTTTGCTTGCATGTGCCTGCTGGGTTGTGTTTACGTCTTCTTCTTCCTGCCCGAAACCAAAGGGAAGACACTGCTGGAGATCACAGACGAGTTCGAAGCCATCACCATCTGTGGAAAGTCTTTTCGAGAAGAAAACCGACTGGAGACTAAGTTATAG